Proteins encoded together in one Tripterygium wilfordii isolate XIE 37 chromosome 14, ASM1340144v1, whole genome shotgun sequence window:
- the LOC120015761 gene encoding acyl-CoA--sterol O-acyltransferase 1-like, with the protein MEWTEFYKFVRVWLTAIASLAFCFKMSNTVPPGPKRLILVVLPIVGLFLYLPLTISSPHLGGTTGFFLAWLANFKLLLWAFNQGPLASGSSISLPLFVALACLPIKIQQTPNSKPKEEALFPVLGYGVKALIIILFVRIYDYSDYLHPKILLLFYAFHIYFLLEIILVVGATLARTLMGLELEPQFNQPVLATSLQDFWGKRWNLMVTGILRPTVYVPTVKTCSRLIGRKWAPLPGVFMTFVVSGVMHELIFYYLGRVRPTWEVGGFFILHGICLTIEIVLKMTLDERWRLSRVISGPLTTGFVMATGIWLFLPAFGKSKIDVRAFEEYAAIGALLRSMTNVSPSTVTQ; encoded by the coding sequence ATGGAGTGGACAGAGTTTTACAAGTTCGTTAGAGTCTGGTTAACAGCAATCGCATCTCTCGCTTTTTGCTTCAAAATGAGCAACACTGTCCCTCCAGGCCCCAAGAGACTCATCTTGGTTGTACTCCCGATAGTGGGTCTCTTTCTCTACCTCCCACTCACCATCTCCTCTCCTCATCTTGGTGGCACCACTGGTTTCTTCCTTGCTTGGCTCGCCaatttcaagctcctactctgGGCTTTCAATCAAGGCCCACTTGCCTCCGGCTCCtctatctctctccctctctttgtGGCCCTCGCTTGCCTACCCATCAAGATTCAACAAACCCCAAATTCGAAGCCCAAAGAAGAAGCTCTGTTTCCTGTCCTTGGTTATGGTGTTAAAGCTCTAATTATAATTCTCTTTGTGCGGATCTATGATTACAGCGACTACTTACACCCCAAGATTTTGCTGTTATTCTATGCTTTTCACATTTACTTTCTGCTTGAAATCATCCTAGTCGTGGGTGCGACCCTGGCTCGAACCCTGATGGGTCTGGAGCTCGAGCCGCAGTTCAACCAACCGGTTCTCGCCACGTCATTGCAAGACTTCTGGGGGAAGAGGTGGAATCTGATGGTGACGGGGATCTTACGCCCCACGGTGTACGTGCCCACCGTTAAAACGTGTTCGCGTTTGATTGGGAGGAAGTGGGCTCCACTGCCAGGTGTGTTTATGACATTTGTGGTGTCGGGTGTGATGCACGAACTCATATTCTACTACCTGGGCCGTGTGAGGCCCACTTGGGAGGTCGGCGGTTTTTTTATTCTACATGGGATTTGTTTGACGATTGAGATTGTATTGAAGATGACACTTGATGAACGGTGGAGATTGTCGAGGGTGATATCAGGACCGTTGACCACTGGATTCGTCATGGCGACCGGGATTTGGCTCTTCCTTCCTGCCTTCGGAAAGTCCAAGATTGACGTAAGGGCGTTTGAAGAGTACGCCGCAATAGGCGCCTTGCTACGTAGTATGACAAACGTTTCTCCATCGACTGTTActcaataa
- the LOC120015760 gene encoding serine/threonine-protein kinase-like protein At3g51990, protein MRYLTCNAESAVATISSPNIQRNPTNSKPFKIQQFHYSDLEAATNGFSEQNLLGKGSHGCVYKAVLRGRHVAVKKPSNGQEINQEVDNEIEILSKIHSPRLVNLLGFATDNTKDRLLVVEFMSNGTLFDILHSNSRPPNWGRRIRLALQIAKAIETLHSQNPPIIHRDIKSANVLIDKNFNAKLGDFGLALRCGVDDYRLKSTPPAGTMGYLDPCYVTPNHLSTKTDVFSFGILLLEIISGRKAIDMSNSPPSIVDWAIPLVKKGKLGAIYDPRIAPLKDLFVRKQLALIAAKCVRSCRERRPAMKDVVNWLTSLSKLVPLHSWNTFSNPCLMVETVVRPVEFRSTQFGLRAEDNGGDNLDGVDCKFSSRAIKSSQTVYSDMGFRSNLMELMADTDGQSERWGKTDEVDKNSKSSRQVFIQRFGSRAHGYKGRIQSHDHYKNKDVFRLKHNQSVGGDTELFSRGDDAISHSSISVHLADNM, encoded by the coding sequence ATGAGATACCTTACTTGCAACGCGGAATCTGCTGTAGCCACCATCTCCTCCCCTAACATCCAACGAAACCCAACAAATTCCAAGCCTTTCAAGATCCAACAGTTCCATTACAGTGACCTTGAAGCAGCCACAAATGGGTTTTCTGAACAGAATCTGCTTGGAAAGGGCAGCCATGGCTGTGTATACAAGGCCGTTCTCCGTGGCCGACATGTCGCGGTTAAGAAACCTTCAAATGGTCAAGAAATCAACCAGGAAGTCGATAACGAGATTGAGATCTTGTCAAAGATTCACAGCCCAAGATTGGTCAATCTATTGGGTTTTGCCACTGACAACACCAAAGATCGCCTTCTTGTTGTTGAATTCATGAGCAATGGTACTCTCTTTGACATCCTTCATTCCAATTCTAGACCCCCAAATTGGGGTAGAAGGATTAGATTAGCTTTGCAAATAGCTAAGGCCATAGAGACACTTCACTCACAAAACCCACCAATAATTCATAGAGATATCAAGTCTGCTAATGTTTTGATTGATAAGAATTTCAATGCCAAGTTGGGTGATTTTGGGTTGGCACTTAGGTGTGGTGTTGATGATTATAGGCTTAAATCAACTCCACCTGCGGGTACTATGGGGTATCTTGATCCTTGTTATGTGACACCTAATCATTTGAGTACTAAAACTGATGTATTTAGTTTTGGGATTCTGTTGTTGGAGATAATTAGTGGAAGGAAAGCTATTGATATGAGCAATTCGCCGCCTTCCATTGTGGATTGGGCGATTCCACTTGTGAAGAAAGGGAAGCTTGGTGCTATATACGATCCAAGAATTGCTCCACTCAAGGATCTTTTCGTTAGGAAGCAATTGGCATTGATTGCTGCTAAATGTGTGAGGTCTTGTAGAGAACGAAGGCCTGCAATGAAAGATGTTGTTAATTGGTTAACTTCATTGAGTAAATTGGTTCCTCTTCATTCATGGAATACGTTTAGCAATCCATGTTTGATGGTGGAGACAGTGGTGCGCCCCGTGGAGTTCAGAAGTACCCAGTTTGGTTTGAGGGCAGAGGACAATGGTGGAGACAACTTGGATGGTGTGGACTGTAAATTTAGTTCCCGGGCTATAAAAAGTTCACAGACAGTATATTCAGATATGGGTTTCAGAAGCAATTTGATGGAACTCATGGCTGACACTGATGGGCAATCTGAAAGATGGGGGAAGACTGATGAGGTTGACAAGAACTCAAAATCATCTCGTCAGGTTTTCATTCAAAGATTTGGTAGTAGAGCACATGGTTACAAAGGGAGAATTCAGTCCCATGATCATTATAAAAACAAAGATGTCTTCCGCTTGAAACACAACCAATCTGTTGGAGGTGATACAGAGTTATTTTCGAGAGGCGATGATGCAATTTCTCATTCAAGTATTAGTGTTCATCTGGCTGATAACATGTAG